The Alligator mississippiensis isolate rAllMis1 chromosome 11, rAllMis1, whole genome shotgun sequence genomic interval gaCTCTACAACCAGTTCCAGCAATAAATGATGTCAAAAAATTTCAAAGGTGACTATATCACAGGTTTATTATTCTAAGCATGTTAACCATACAATAATAGCCTGCTTGTGGTACAGGGCAAAGAAGGAGGGGAAAATCCTTAGCAGAAAGGGTGGTAATCAGGTGATCTTACCTGTGATTGGTCATCTGTACAACATCTCCAGACCTCCTAAGTCCGTGGttgtgccccacacacccctgctctgCCCAAGCAGACAAAGCAGTGAAGCTACTCTCAGGGCACCACCTGCTGGCCACATCCCATCAGTTCTGGAGAGAGCTTGGTGGAGGTGCCAACGAGGTGGCTTTAATGTTTCATCTCCAGATGAGTCAGGTGCAGAACAGCCAGGGCAGACCCCTTGGTGGTAGTCAAATGGGTTCAAAATCAAGGAAAATGTGAAGACAACCTATCCCACTCTGACAAGTGGCTACTAGAAATGACATCTTGACTTGTTTCTTTCAGGATAATTTCAGGGTTTTGCAGAGGGCCAGGGTGATGGCttctagggctgtgagaagctttgatccctgattcATTTCGGCAAAGATTTGTTCAGTTcaggtggccgaatctccaaatccaaattgaatcagaggaacctctaatctctctgaatcgaatcagaaccctacaaattgattcagagagatttggaaatattcagcgattcagacatagacacaactttaactgatttttgtacatacctcgaggcagcaggggctcatgaatgctgtgatgctggggcgcacgGGGGCTCCCCTGTGTGCTCGgcaccagacccagaagtggagtggaagtacttctgatctacGCCCAGGTCTTCTGGGGAGCGCACTGCCCCCGCCTCCAGAGTCCTTCCAGATCAGTGAcgggtacctcctgggtctggggggctccAAGGGTCCCCTGTGGGCGATCACTGAGCTGGcggggcacagcccccactgctccccagcagacccagaagtggaccggaagtacttccactCCACTTCCGAGTGtgccgccaagcatgtggggctccccgcACTCCTGTAGggcgctccatctgccccagcatcacagcgttcacgagccgcacctggtacctcgaggtatggagaaaaacatttaagggtgtgtctatggccgaatcgctgattctctgaaccagcattgaatcttcagatttggattcagccaaaccTAATCAGGGAGAATCacccaaatcaacaaatcgaatcactggtcctgatttgggctgaatccaaatcaaatatgacccattttgcacacccctaatggctACACAATTTTTCAAGTTGGGTACAAAGATTAGTACCTAAGatccgcaggccagatctggccccacaAGAGGTCCCTACTGGCTCATGGAGGACTGATTGCTGGCAAGTGCTGCACCACGCAGGCCCTGTGCAGTTCTCCCATCCATtgtggagatttggcctctgCCACGTCTGTGCCTCCCTCACTAAACACGGGTGGGAGTTTGCAGTGAGAATGAGTGATAGCAGCAGGAAGTAAAGATTTGCATCCTGCAGCCACGATTGATTTTTAAGCTTCAGACCTCACAAACTGAAGGTTATGGATCCCTATGTCTAGATAAATGGCCTATAATAGCAGGGATGAGGTTTTGAAAATACTTCCAAAGCAATTGTGTGATAGGGAAGCCTGTGTTCCCTTGATTTCCAGTGAGACAGAGACTATTAGGCAGCTAAGCTATTTTTTACAATACAATCACCAccaaattttccagaaaaccctTGCAGCAGCGTTATCAACTTTGACCCCATCTAGTACCAAGTCCTGTCAGTTTTGCTGGAGAACTCTGCATTTCATAACCAGCTTCCTTAGGGCTCCCaagacatccctgtttctcaggctgtagatcagTGGATTCAGCACTGGGGTGACAATGGTGTAAAACACAGGGGCCACCTTGTCTTGTTCAGGTGAATGAGGGACATTGGGCCTCATGTACGCGAAGATGGCAGCACCATAGAACATGCCCACTGCAGTCAGATgtgaggagcaggtggccagagctttctgctgtccTTTGGTTGACTTCATCCTCAGGACCGTAGCAAGGATGCAAGTGTAGGATGCTAGGATGATGGAAGAAGGGATGAGGAGCAGCACAATGCCACTCACAAATACCAGAGTCTTGTATTGGgaggtgtcagagcaggacagTTTCAGCAGGGATTGGACTTCACAAAAAAATTGGTCGATATCTTTGGAACCACAGTAGGGCAGATGTATGGTATAAACTGAATGGATCAAGGCATCTGCAGCTGCCCCAAtccaggccccagctgccaggcccaggcagaCTCTCCTGCTCAGGAGGATGGGGTATTGCAAGGGATTGCAAATAGCTACATACCTGTCATAAGCCATGACTGCCAGAAGGAGGCACTCAGCTCCACCCATCATCACCACAAGGAAAATCTGAGCCCAACAGGCAACCTGAGAAATGGGGTTGCCTGGGGTGAGAAAGTCTGCTACCATTTTGGGGACAACAGTCAGGATCTCACAGATGTCCATGAAGGCCAGTTgactgaggaagaagtacatgggggtgtgaagggaggaatccaccTGGATTAGAACGAGGAGGAGAGTATTCCCAGACATGGCGGTAACCAAGGCAAGCCAAATCAGGGCAAGGAAAAAGGTGTGCATATTGGTGTGGTGCAGAAGTCCCAGCAGAATAAATTGCATTGGTGAAGTTGAATTCTTTGACTCCATTTCCTCTTCACGTGCCTGGGCCTGAAGCGCTGGGGAAGAACAAGGCTTTGTGGAATATATACATACTTTCTACCAGGTAACTGTAATGGGAGGCAGTCATTGGGTTTTTTGTCTTGTGAAAGAAATGCCAGGAATGATGATTGATAATAAAAACTGTCTTAACCTTGTCAATTGTGTTTAGTTATCAAAGAGATTTTGTAAGTAACATGTAATTTTAATGATCCCACCCTTTGCCTATCAAGCTGCAAGCCTTTCTATAGGTGGATTTGCAGTGGTTTAATCATTGGTATGTCTGTGTTACAGGTGTTGGATCAGCTTCAGAGTTGTGTGGAGATACTATAGCCAGGTTTTATTCATTTTACAGAGGTACTGGTTGCAGCCTTACTACGACAGTGTTGGACACAGAACATGCTGTGTAAATGGCCATGATTCAGGATGTATAATTGCTTGCTCTGCTTCAGCTGCTACTAGTAGCCAAACTCCCTGTTTGGAGTTAATCAGACATCAGTCTGATTAAATTGAATGGGAAAATAAACAATCTATAAACCCAAGGAATAGCCTTAAAGGCCAGATACTTCCAGAATGATTAAGAGGCCCAGGTTAATAATTTTCCTGTTTCAGAAAAGACAATAATGGCATTAGTTGTTATCATAACTGTCACTAAAAGTAGGAGGTGTAAGTTGACAGGACATGAGATGCCAAATGCACCATAGATaagttctactgcacattagtgcatcacagcaattagtcattttaaagcactgtagtattagtctactgtgcattagcatcactaaaaaggtgtgtaTTGGTACTACAGTAAAGTACTGATGGATACTGTGAtcccccacagggctggggaggggaactcagctcagctggcctgagttgccttccccagccccatcatAGCCTGGCTGAGCCACACAGGGCTGCATagctgctgggagtgcagccccggttctcccctgtcttccaccacctggctgctggctgcttcgaaacttgaaatgtttcaaaactttcaaaacatttcaactagccttgttttgttttgcgactgttttgaagccctttgtttcatttcattttgatgtcactgtttcaagctcgaaatgagttgaaacagtgatgaaatgaaacagccagtgaaattacGCACAGTTCtagtatctgttattacaggCACTAACCTTAATGTGTCATAACTATGGTGCATCAATGCACGTGTGAATGCTCCCAGTCTGCTTCAAGCTAGTGGAAAACTAGGCAGGCTATGATTTCATGAAATGCCCTTAAAGACCCAATATATCCACAATGATTAAGAGGCCCAGGTGAATCATTCTTCTATCTTAGCAGAGGCAACGATAGCATTAATTATTATCACCACTATCACTAGAAGGAGGAGGTGTAGCTTAAGAGGACAGCTCTAgcactgcatgtggggatgtgaaGAAACTTCTATTTCCCCAGCACCTCACCATTGCTAAATAAGTTGTAAGATCCCAATTGTGCTCCCACATCCTATCTGCTGCTCAGCACTTCCAGTGGGACAACTGGCATTTTCAGGAACATACATTGAAAACATCTGCACACTGAAGTCTACCAGTGTCCAGAGCCATGAGTGGAGAATtgaattgaattttttttaaagaacatttggTTCTATTTTAATCATTTAAATCATTTATAgtcattttacttttaaaatgaatatacataaaatcataggaaacaGAGAATAATATCAAATATAAGGCTATAGAccgagaaagaaaaataaaatatgtgaCTGAAGCAGGTTAAAGACGCTAAGGTATTTtcatgaaataaaatgtaaaatttggatattttttttgtgttttttcattTTGCTACATCTTTCTGAAAAATATCTTTATTGTATTAAAATGCTATTAAATCATTATTACTACAAAATAATAGTtccataacattttaaaataaaaatgtcaattAAAATTTCAAGTAACGTAAATGACTTTTCATGGGGAGGGAAACATATTTCATTGCCAGTTTCTTCACAATTTAATATTCAGAAAATTTCTAGTAACTGACCACGTGACAGTGCAAAATACCCTGTGAAAGGTCTCATTGGAGTGCCACCGGCACAATGCCAACAGAAACTGTGTCCAGAGAAGGAGGAACGTAAAGTATTGGAAACACAGAGAAACTGCCTCTTCTCACTCCATAGAGAATCGTGCAATCACACTGGCTTCTCTGTAACcgcaggaggagggtggctggcTCTGCTGCGTACAACCGCCTGCCAGCCAAGCAAACCACCTCTTCAGTGTCTGCTGTCCCTGAAAGAGCCCTGGGGGAGATACGGAGACATTGACCTCAATAGCCAAATGCAGAAATGAGGCTTGGGAAAGGGAATTAAGACTGGCAGGCAAAACATTTGAACTGCTAATTACTCTCTGCAGCTAAATACCTCTGCAGCtgcatggaggcacagaaggTCAACAAAGATTTGGCTCATAAACTGCATAGGTAGAAAAGAGTTGAGGTCTTGGAAGAGTGGGACCCTCGTTTCTCCATTGttggagcagggatcccaggCTGGTTTTGGGACACGGGGTTGTGGGGGATGTTAAACAAACCATCCCTTCTACTGGATAGGCTTCAAAGACATTAGGAATGAAAATGCATTAAGTGATAGTATGAATGGAAATATAGAAAAATTATGATGACAAAAGTTGCATTCATCTCAATCCATCCAGGATGTCATATATGTCTGAATTCCTGGAGACACAGAGATGAATAGGGATTTTGTAATGGACTTACTAGAGCCAGGATTTTACCCTTTGAAAACAAGAATTTCCTCTTCAATTCATCTGAAAAGCATCAATGTATGTAGACATGCTAACAGGAAGAATCTGCCCTCATTATCATTGCAAGGACACCATAATCAGTTATATTATCTGCCTCTTTTCCACATCATTATTATCATATAGTAACATGTGttagattaaaaaaatcaaagtgaaatAACATACCTTTTCTTAGTACTACTTGCAGGTGAAATTATAAGTAGTAATTAAATTTATGTTTAGCTGTAATTAAATATAGTAGCTGAAATATATGTTGAGAAACATTTATGTGACTCATCCTCTCTGATTATTATATGCAGAACTTAAAGTACCAGAAAGGTTTCATGTGTAATTCAGAAACACCTATATTTCAATGCCTTAATGTCTGTAAAATAATTACTTACGTTTATTTGCTGTATCTCATCCTTCAGTCATTCTAAAAATGAGAGATGTTTGATGTCCAGCAAAAAAATATTCTCCTCTATTTATAAAGAACCTCTCAAAACAAAAATCTTGCAGGTCTACTCTCCTGTATTCTGTTATCTTTGTTGAATGCTTTGTTTTTCCCAACCCACTGACATATGGGCATCTACAGGAAATAAATAGTTATCAGCTCAAAAGAAGTTGCAATAGTATATGAATGAGCACCCCATATAATATCCTTTTGGCCaacattactttaaaaataatactttataaaggaattaaaaatgttaaaatgacATATTTTAGTGAGTCCATGGTATTTTTGTAACACAGGACACTGTTTTAAAAGTCATTCAGGCATTAATTCCATTGAACTTCCAAAAGTAAAAGGATATAATGATGATTCGTGACTTTAGTTTGAAAAAAACTAATGGTATTCGGCCATCGAAAAAAATACGACCTCGATAAGATTTTAGTACAAAACATCTGAAATCTGTATTTAACAAAAACGTTTCTGTTGACCAAGGGACAATATAGCTCTGACTGTCACACTTGGTTCTGGAGCTACTTGAATAAATTACCTAGTAGAGAGGGAGGAGAACTTATTTAATGAAATGCGGTCTTTAAAAAAGCCAGGTCAAACTTAGAGCCATTACATCACTCTACAGGGATAAAAGTAAAATCTAAGGAGAGAAACACTTCCCCAGACTTTGGGGAATCTTGTCCCAAGTCGTTAATTAAGTTGCAATTTCTCTTCAGTTACTTGACAACTCTGCAATCTTCTCTTTGGGGGAATTTCTTGGCATCCTCTGCCTCAGGCGGGTGAGGGCACcgaacaaaacatttcagaaatgaccaaagaaaacacattttagtTTTCCTTAATTGAagttttaaacttttattttcattttctgtgttGGAAATGCcaaattttaatattttcaatCTGAAACAGAATGTGAAGCTTCTCACAATGTTTGATGGTCTTGTGCAGTAGGGctcaacctttgtagactcaAGCCAGCCGTCACTGGACTCAAGGCCCCCTCCGTAActgttgtgaattgagtggcagtcaattaactaaaataaaaatacctTACAGTCCTGAGTTACTTGCAgagaggccaggcagtggggtTGTGAGGCCATGGCTAAGCCTGCACTTATGTGCTTTTCTCTTCACACGTCACTTATCTCGTCCTACTTCGCagaacccttcaaaggatctgccATCACTCCAGGGTGGCACAACAGCATTCTGGTGGACGGGGATTTCTGGGTTCAGACATTTAGTACTTTTCTGGTCATTTAAGTGGTCAGTTTTTGGTTCAACTTGGCATTTTGGGGTACATGGCATTTTGGGGTAGCTCGATGCCCAGGGGAATCCTCATCCTGGATACATAGCTTTGTTCACGGGAATACCTAAGCATGACTAGGGAGCAAGGGATCTTggctgtagccgtattggtctaagcaCAAAGACATAATATCGCTTTGGGtggaggcaatatcttttattagattaactgaagagttgcaaaaaagttgttctttgcaagctttctgacATACATGTCCTTctgcagagaaaaagaaatgaaaatggtGAGATAAATTCAAGATGGTCAGAAATCTCTCAGGTAGGAAAAAGCTGTCTTTGGAGAGCTGTTCTGTGAGAATGCAAATGGGTACGAGTTGCAGGGATAAAAAGCAGGCTGGTTACCTGGACTTCTCGGATGGCAGACAGGCTGTGGGAGGCCTGAAACCTTGTGTTCATTAGTAGCCTGGGCTGCTGTATTTGACCTCCCACAGCCTGTCTGTCATCCGAAATgtagtttccatttcaaacagcaacatttcaaatggcaaaatggTTTCCCTATCGTTGTGCTTAGATCAATATGGCTACAGCCaagatccctgaaacatggaagatattgcaTTTTGCTacttgaaatggaaacttcacagtgtgaagaagaaagaagccacCACTGACATAATGATCTGGAGAGATTTTAAATCACTATCACTTTTTAAAAGGTTTCTTTCTACAATGGGAAGACTACACTTGCTAGATGTCTGCAGCACCTGATACCTTAGGCATATCCAATTTTTGGCAGACTCCCAATtgcttccatagatttcatagacatttgggctggaagggaccccggaggatcatcaagtccagccccctggtcagcagggatcataggatcacattggccctcctCCAATATTTGGGCACCTCACCAGAACAcgaggagttctcgaagatccatgccaggggctgggctatgatgcttgccagctccttgagtcccctggggtgtaaaccatcagggctggctgacttgaaggtatccagcctgtcaaggtattccttcacgagttcagctttgatggagggagaggaatctccctcacctgggcctccctgccctgcagtgggcaggggcatcccatggggtgGTGAAAAACTGACCCAAAGTACCCATTCAGCAAGTTCGCtgtttcctgggcatcagttgtcagttgtcccatctggtttagcaggggacCAATGTTGCCcgtgcttttcctccggctccccacagatctaaaaaaggactttttgttgtccttaatatTTGCAGCTACCTGGAGTTCTGtcccagccttggctttcctggtttgctctctgggTGTCTCTTGCCAGGTTTTTCCCTTTAAACCCAAAGTGAGTGTCTCTTAAACTTGGCATTTTTTCTTGGCCATTCCCCTGGTGTTTGTCCATTCTCATGGTTTAATCAGTCCTGCACGGGTCAGAAGGATTTGAGACAGATGCACCAGAGTTGGCCATTGACCCAAAAGCTGGCCGCTTTCCATCTTGAGCTCTCTTCTGGTTGCCTAGGCCATTGCACACCCAGATAGTCAGGCATCATTTGTGTAACTAGGTCTGCAAACTACAAATCATGTTCCTCTAACCTAACAGGATGAAAAAAGTTGTCAGGAAAGACTTTTAAAGGCAGTGAGATGCTGTGTTGGTGAAGCTCATCTCTGTGCCGTGGCCAATGCAATAGCCGAGATGACGACACTTACCCCTATGGGCGCCATTGGGCCATATTGTAATGCAGTGCTGGCCAGGATGTAGGCGTTCATGTCACCCATTAAAAACACCAGCCTGGAGGTCTAATGTACAAATATGTGACTGGTCATTTCAATTCATATTCTCATTTGCAGGATAAAATGGTGGAATGAGTTTCTTATATTAAGAACACCTAAAATGGATTCTTGCCTGGATTATGTTGCTGTTGATGGTGATTTCTAGTCATCCTTATGATTAGGTCCTTTACCAAGGGCCAAAGTCCACAGATAGAGGAAGTCAAAATAATTCTGCagcacatagttaacttgtgTTACTTGTTACCATAAGAAGCTATAGAAGAAAATAGGACAGCCAAGTTGAAAAGGGGA includes:
- the LOC132243881 gene encoding olfactory receptor 2V1-like; translated protein: MESKNSTSPMQFILLGLLHHTNMHTFFLALIWLALVTAMSGNTLLLVLIQVDSSLHTPMYFFLSQLAFMDICEILTVVPKMVADFLTPGNPISQVACWAQIFLVVMMGGAECLLLAVMAYDRYVAICNPLQYPILLSRRVCLGLAAGAWIGAAADALIHSVYTIHLPYCGSKDIDQFFCEVQSLLKLSCSDTSQYKTLVFVSGIVLLLIPSSIILASYTCILATVLRMKSTKGQQKALATCSSHLTAVGMFYGAAIFAYMRPNVPHSPEQDKVAPVFYTIVTPVLNPLIYSLRNRDVLGALRKLVMKCRVLQQN